The DNA region GAACTTTCCTTTAAAGCAATGTATTCCGCATAAGCTCCAAATCGGAAACCGGTCATTGCAAAAATCTCGTCTCCTTTTTTGAACTTTGAGCATTTGTCGCCGACTTCTTCCACAATCCCCGAAACAACGGTTCCAAGAACAGGTTTCCGCGGTTTCGAAAATCCGAGTGCAAAACGCAACACCAGTTTCAGGACACCTCCAACTTTCAATCCTCATATTCTCACATCTCCCGAATTGAAGGTACTTGCCATCACTTTTACCAGGACCTCATTTTCTCCAAGAACAGGTTTTGGTACTTCACGAATTTCTAAAACTTCGGGTGGTCCATATCGGGTGCAGACAGCGGCTTTCATAAATTAAGTTTTGGGCTAAATTAGAGAATCTGAAGAAACTGTTTGTTAATGTAACTTTAAGAAAAGCAAAAGATTACTTGATTTGGGTTTAGATTTTTATTGTAACGCAAAGATTTTTTTTCAACACGCAAAATTGAGTTAAGCAAAGAATACGGATAAATCCGCGGATTAAGCGACCGCTTCATCAACTCGCCTTTGGCGGAAAAAACTTTGCATCTCTTTAAAGTAAGGCAGTCTTTTTGAATAAATCTTTGTGTGATAAAATTTTAAACTGTTGCTTTTTCTTGCAGTTACAGTTCATCTAATTATTTTATTCCTAGTGTAAAAATAATCATAGATCAAATCTGTGAGTTCGGCTTTTTCAAATTCCTCTTCCATTCAAACAAGCCGATGATCGCCATTACCGTAAAAACCAGGTATTGAATCGAGGTAATTCCCAAACCTTTGTAAATCATCATCGGAATACAGATGATGTCGCCGATAATCCAGAAAATCCAGTTTTCTACCTTTCTTTTCGCCATTAACCACATTCCAACCAGAAAAATTGCGGTGGTCACTACATCGAGCCAGTTCGCCCAGTCGAGATGATAAAGTCCGAGATCTACGTCCTTCATCGAAAATCGGTTGTCAATCCACGGTTTGTAGTAGTAAACCAGTGTCACCAGAAACAAACTGATGATAAATAAGATTGCAGAAATCGCCCATTCCTTTTTCGTTGCCCATGAAACTTCCACATGGATGTGGTCCTCCGAACTTTTTGCCCACAAAATCCAGCCGTAAACGCTCATCACGGTGTAGTAGAAATTGATCATCATGTCGCCGAGAAGTCCGAAATTGAACAGGATGTAAACATACAGCGCAGTGGAAATAATGCCTGTCGGGTAAACCCAGATGTTCTTCCTGATCGAAAAATAGACACTCAGAATTCCGAAGAAAGTCGCAACCGCTTCCAGAAAAATCTGAAAGTTGGTGTAGGATTCATAAGGTTTCAGAAAGAGCTCGTGGAAATTCATGCGACCAAAGATAGCGAAAAAGAGGG from Chryseobacterium suipulveris includes:
- the pnuC gene encoding nicotinamide riboside transporter PnuC; translated protein: MNFHELFLKPYESYTNFQIFLEAVATFFGILSVYFSIRKNIWVYPTGIISTALYVYILFNFGLLGDMMINFYYTVMSVYGWILWAKSSEDHIHVEVSWATKKEWAISAILFIISLFLVTLVYYYKPWIDNRFSMKDVDLGLYHLDWANWLDVVTTAIFLVGMWLMAKRKVENWIFWIIGDIICIPMMIYKGLGITSIQYLVFTVMAIIGLFEWKRNLKKPNSQI